GGGTGCCAGGTGAAGTGCCGGGAAGGGGATTTCGGATGCTGACTCCCAGGGATATCCAGGAGAGGGAGTTCTCCAAAGCCTTCCGGGGTTACCACCCCCAGGCTGTCCGGGGCTTCCTTGAGGGGGTGGCCGGAGCCTACAGGCAGTTGCTGGAGGAGAACTACCAGCTGAAGGAGACCCTCAAGGACCTTGCCTTTGAGCTTCGCTGTTTTCGCCATCTGGACGAGTCGCTCAACAACACCCTGGAGGTTGCCAGGGCTTCCGTGTCCCAGGTTACCGAGGTTGCTCACCAGGAGGCTGGCTTGATCCTGGGGAAGGCAAGGCCCCAGGCGGAGGCCGAGAGGAGCGAGGGAACCAGGGTGGCGGGAAAGATAGAGAGTGAGGCGGCCAGGATGGAGGTTTCGGCCTCCCAGTTCAGGCGCCGGGTGAGGGACGATCTGATGCGGGTGCTGTCAGCCTTGGAGAAGGTGAAGGCCTGAAGCAATGCCGGGGATTTCCGGGCAGGATTCCCCGCGGTGTGGGTAGAAAGCCAAGCGAACAGGAAAGCGCAGAACCAAGGGGGTATCAAGAGGGGTGCTTACACCGCTCGAGATTCACAACAAGGAGTTCTCCAAGGCCTTCCGCGGGTACCGTGAGGGGGAGGTAGATGAGTTCCTGGATGAGATAATCCGTGATTACGAGCAGGTCC
The sequence above is drawn from the Bacillota bacterium genome and encodes:
- a CDS encoding DivIVA domain-containing protein, which translates into the protein MLTPRDIQEREFSKAFRGYHPQAVRGFLEGVAGAYRQLLEENYQLKETLKDLAFELRCFRHLDESLNNTLEVARASVSQVTEVAHQEAGLILGKARPQAEAERSEGTRVAGKIESEAARMEVSASQFRRRVRDDLMRVLSALEKVKA